A single genomic interval of Helianthus annuus cultivar XRQ/B chromosome 6, HanXRQr2.0-SUNRISE, whole genome shotgun sequence harbors:
- the LOC110944707 gene encoding uncharacterized protein LOC110944707 gives MVVEIQNRQRPAVDLCYQGHSSQGQMKQVLTTQQNSNKQVSIANCWDNGTSSWVVTWKRQPWSESDLAQWADLQQALQNIHPTVGHDNWKWIGIEENTFTVKDFKKQLADISAATMGLNNGGGNTTIESLWNSWIPMKVNFLIWRAVNERLLIKTALKHRGIPNIEEGCTWCNIGLDEPQHLFIRCQVARFICSIIALWCKTPQLTIAQDLFVWIDMLNNLDGSKEKRKTIKSIAFTTIWVLWLRRNEEIFKAKGIQIQSSVEDIKILSFLWVSNRSKLRGLT, from the exons ATGGTGGTGGAGATTCAAAACAGACAAAGACCAGCTGTTGATTTATGTTATCAAGGCCATTCATCACAGGGGCAAATGAAACAAGTCCTTACCACTCAACAGAACT CTAACAAACAGGTTTCAATCGCTAATTGTTGGGACAATGGCACTAGTTCTTGGGTTGTTACTTGGAAGAGACAACCATGGTCTGAATCAGATTTGGCCCAATGGGCCGACCTTCAACAGGCCCTGCAGAATATCCATCCAACCGTGGGGCATGACAACTGGAAATGGATCGGCATCGAGGAAAACACGTTCACAGTTAAAGACTTCAAGAAGCAACTGGCGGATATCTCGGCAGCAACAATGGGGCTTAATAATGGAGGCGGCAATACAACAATCGAATCCTTATGGAACTCTTGGATCCCGATGAAAGTTAATTTCTTAATATGGAGGGCAGTCAACGAGAGGCTACTAATAAAGACAGCTCTAAAACATAGAGGTATACCCAACATCGAGGAGGGTTGCACCTGGTGTAATATCGGGCTAGACGAGCCACAACATTTATTCATCAGATGCCAAGTTGCTCGGTTTATCTGCTCCATTATTGCGTTGTGGTGTAAAACTCCTCAACTCACTATAGCACAAGATTTATTCGTATGGATAGATATGCTAAACAATCTGGACGGGTCGAAAGAAAAACGGAAAACCATTAAATCAATTGCTTTCACAACAATTTGGGTGCTATGGCTTAGGAGAAATGAGGAGATCTTCAAAGCTAAGGGTATCCAAATTCAGAGTTCAGTTGAAGACATCAAAATTTTGTCGTTCTTATGGGTCTCAAACAGATCTAAACTTAGAGGGTTAACATGA